A section of the Cuniculiplasma divulgatum genome encodes:
- a CDS encoding HEPN domain-containing protein, producing MLDQDLAWFNLNVGPEEEYQMILFANENVLTFKDPKTGQEMVNWTIPLFPFLPRKKSESQTLEEAIDLANSIQILSRIEKKALEKADVPLYYFLRSQEESRADRKTYRFLNLMICLEAIVAGNYASSEIIRRRVAVLVSSVYSDKQKTYEDLKSIYIVRNKLFHGDQVPSINNDIIPRLFGYVRIALQNYILLLNKLSSPDDIRKKLDLFLDPASITDLERIIKGDNA from the coding sequence ATGCTCGATCAAGATCTGGCATGGTTTAATCTAAATGTTGGTCCAGAAGAGGAATACCAAATGATCCTCTTCGCAAATGAAAATGTACTAACCTTCAAAGATCCAAAGACTGGGCAAGAAATGGTAAACTGGACCATACCTCTTTTTCCGTTCTTGCCACGAAAGAAAAGTGAGAGTCAGACTCTTGAAGAGGCAATTGACCTAGCCAATTCAATCCAAATTTTGTCGAGAATAGAGAAAAAAGCCTTAGAAAAAGCGGATGTTCCCCTTTACTATTTTCTCAGAAGCCAGGAGGAGAGTAGAGCTGACCGAAAGACCTACAGATTTCTGAATTTGATGATATGCCTTGAAGCAATTGTTGCCGGAAACTATGCTTCCTCTGAAATAATAAGACGCAGGGTGGCAGTACTTGTTTCATCCGTTTATTCCGATAAACAGAAGACGTATGAGGATTTGAAATCAATATATATTGTAAGAAACAAATTATTTCACGGGGATCAGGTTCCATCCATAAATAATGACATTATACCAAGACTTTTCGGGTATGTAAGAATTGCTCTTCAGAATTACATTCTCTTACTCAATAAACTATCCAGCCCCGATGACATAAGGAAGAAACTAGACCTATTTTTGGATCCGGCTTCAATTACTGATTTGGAAAGAATAATCAAAGGAGATAACGCATGA